The stretch of DNA AAAAGACTGCAGGAGGAATGACAGTTGAACTAAGTTATGTGGAATAAGTGAAGTCATTTTGTTGAAGGAGGGGAGAGTCCTTCTAGGCAGAGGGGAATAAGAATGTGAACTGTGAATAGTTCAGTATGACCAGAGCAAAGGACTTGCACTAGCCAGTGGAGACACTACAGGAGCAGCGGACAGGGGCAAGATCATGACTGAATGAGTTTTTGCTAAACTACAGACCTTGAACTTTATCCTTATACTAACAGGTAAGATGATTAAGTACTTATTTCAGTGTTGCAGGTGCTTTACATACATTGACTCATTTCATTATCATGGGTAACGTAGATCCCATTTTATTGATAAAAACAATGGGTCATAGAGAGAAGTTACATCATCCTCCCAAGTTGGCACAGTTATTAGGTGTCAGAACTAGGACAGTGAGCTGGGGCTCTTGACTGTACATTTTACTTCCTGTCTGGTTAACTATGGAGCACCATTGAAGTGTTTTAAGCTAAAAAGTGATGTGATTAGATCTGATTTTTAGAGGGAATAATCTGGAAGCAGCGTACAGGATGGATTAGAGAGGAAGCAGACTAAAGGACTTTTGAGGGGTATCGAAGTTAGCTAGTGAGAATGCACTCGAAATAGAGATGAAGAAGGGATAGAGTTAGGAGATAATAAGGTAGATTTGGACTGTGGTTGCCAATAGAAAAAATTAACTCAAGCTAGcttaagcaaaagaaaacaaatgtactTATTATTCAGGGTGTCATGGAACTTAAGAGCAGGtatacaggagacttaagaaggGCTGGAATGCCATCAGGCCCTGCTCTTCAGCTGTCTTCTCTGCCACTCTGTGGGtctgctccattcttctttcttggcAGATCCATCTCTGCTTGTCAGTCCCAGTGACAGAGCTTTCCATCCCCTATACAACACCCATATCCCAGCACCACTCAAATTTAAGTGCTAAAGATCCAGCCGTCTTCAGAGCCGGGCCTTACCTGCTTTCATATCGTGATTCCAGAGTTCATGAGGAGAGAATCTGGCCTGGTTTGGATCAGGTCTTCCCCAGATCTAACTTGTCCTACCCAAGTGGGCAGAGGTACACCACAGAAATATGGCTCTCCAGGGTCCACTGTCAGGAACAAAGCAGACAGATCCTTATGAAGGGGGCTACACTGGCACTTGAGCATCACCTCTGCAGCTCACTTCACTGGTAACATCTGTAAAACATTAGTGAGTGTTAGAATGAGTTGAAAATGATTTCCAGTTACCTGTTTAGGGGCTTAGGTGTATGAAGTTATCATTTGCGAAACTAGGAGATTCTAGAACATGAGTAGACTTTGGAAGGATTTTTGTCAGGTTTACTCAGTTTTGAATATCTTCGTACTTTTCAGTGTTTCAGCCTCCTTTGACCGCTGCCATAATGTTAGCAATTCTTCAAGCATGAGAAAGTCATTTACTCTTCCAACAATTTACCATTGCTTCCCCTGTTCCAACTCACCTATCTCCTTTCCTCTGAACatctgacatttttattttcttgtttaagtGTCAGCTGCCAAGACGTGGCCTGAGAGTGAGAAGGCAAGATCAGAACAGGAGGTTTTTGAAAATGGAGAAGTGTGCTGGGTGAAATTTAGAAGTCTCCTAAAAGTTGTTTCCCAGGATCCAGAAGTTGGAGAAGTTTGTGTACAAGATGTCGAATTAGAGAATCAATGGGAAATGCCTGTgagggagaaacagagagaagagaaagaaagctgTGAGAAAGTGActttcaggaaaggaaagaacCAGAAAGGACTTAGAAAACACTTCAGTCCAAACTCAGAATGTATTCTGTATGGAGTTCttacagaaaagaaacagcatgAATGTACCCGATGTGGCAAAAACTTCAGTTGGCATTCTGACTTAATTCTCCATGAGCGAATTCATTCTGGCGAGAAACCCTATGTGTGTAATGAGTGTGGGAAAGCATTCAAGACCAAAAATCAACTTTCCATGCACCAGATAATCCACACAGGGGAGAAACCCTTTAACTGTACCCAGTGTGGGAAGGCCTTCGGTAGTAGATCCGCTCTTTGCCGACATAAAAAAACCCACAGTGGGGAGAAGCCACACCACTGCGGTGACTGTGGGAAGGCCTTCAAGACCAGGTACTGTCTCAGGATGCATCAGATCAtccacacaggagagaagcctTATGAATGCAGTGACTGTGGGAAGGCCTTTCAGTTTAAGCATTCCCTCATCATCCACAACAGGAGCCATACTGGGGAGAAACCCTATGCGTGTGAGGAGTGCGGGAAGGCTTTTAGTGGGAGTTCAGACCTCATCAAACACACAAGAGTCCACACTGGGGAGCGACCTTATGAGTGCAATGAGTGTGGGAGGGCCTTCAGCTGGAGCTCAGACCTAAGCAAACACAGAAGACTCCACACTCAGGAGAAACATTGTGGGTGCCCTCAGTGTGGAAAAGCCTTCAGCAATGAAGCAGAGCTCACCAAACATAGAAGAATCCACACCGAAGAAAAGCCTTACAAGTGTAAGGAGTGTGGGAAAGCCTTTCATCATAACTGTAAATGCCGGGCTCATGAACGAggacacacaggggagaagccccaTCGATGTGGGGATTGTGGGAAAACTTTCCAAGATCAGCACTGCCTTACCATCCATCAACgaatccacactggagagaaaccttataaatgttcAGAGTGTGATCGAGCTTTCAGTGGGAAATCAAACTTGACCAATCATCAAAgaatccacactggagagaagccttacaGGTGTGAGGTGTGTGGAAAGGTCTTTCATCAGAGTTCAGTCCTGAGACAGCACAAAAGAATCCACACAGGTGAGAAGCCATTTACCTGCCATGAGTGTGGCACGTCTTTCCGTCAGAGCTCGGCCCTGATTGGACACAAgcgagttcatactggagagaaaccttatgtaTGTGAGGAGTGTGGAAAAGCTTTCAGAGTGAGCTCAAATCTTACTagacataagaaaagaaaacatagagtGTGGGAAATCCACAAACTTGGGGAGAGTGGGAAATCTCTTTCTCTAGTAACTGGTTCTCAGACCTTTTCATTcatcaatattttgaccaccaaCACCTGAGAGTAGTGATTCTGGTGTTTACACTTTCTCATTTCTCCTTCTACTTCTTATACTGATCCctcttgtctcctgtgttggttCTTCCTGGTTCCCTGACCCCTCTAATTGTGAGATCCCCCAAGCCTTTGTCCTTCACCTTCCCATTCAGTGTTTCTTCGGTTCCAAGGTTTTGTCTATCAATAATAGTACTGTAATACTACATACTAGTACCCTacacatgccaggcactattctttacagttttaaatcatttaatcCATACAAGTCCCTGtgggatgaggaaattgaggcataaaaaaattaagaaacctGTTATGGATCCTGTAACTGGTAAATTATAAACAAATGCCTGCTGAATGCTCAGACTTCTCTGAGCAATTTCTGTTATCCTGTACCACATTTCTTGAACGTGCGGCTATACCTCAGTTTAGCACAGAACATTTTTTTGATTAATAAACATTGATCACTTTtagtaagttttttatttttttggccacagttctctgttccctgaccaagaaccAACCCTGTGCCCCCTAAGTGGAAGTAAGGAGTCTTAAcgactggaccgccaggaaagttccagcaaat from Muntiacus reevesi chromosome 20, mMunRee1.1, whole genome shotgun sequence encodes:
- the ZNF311 gene encoding zinc finger protein 311 isoform X1 is translated as MQPVKRGESAVYHKEEEEIVVSDESPGSPNQFGIPDTMFLQERALPFPQCPALARDESQGNLPGAKHTVMSQPQESVTFEDVAVNFSHEEWQCLTHAQRHLYKDVMLENYGNMVSLGFSFSKPPLISDLEQGTEPYVQDRQDWEFLSCSYPAAKTWPESEKARSEQEVFENGEVCWVKFRSLLKVVSQDPEVGEVCVQDVELENQWEMPVREKQREEKESCEKVTFRKGKNQKGLRKHFSPNSECILYGVLTEKKQHECTRCGKNFSWHSDLILHERIHSGEKPYVCNECGKAFKTKNQLSMHQIIHTGEKPFNCTQCGKAFGSRSALCRHKKTHSGEKPHHCGDCGKAFKTRYCLRMHQIIHTGEKPYECSDCGKAFQFKHSLIIHNRSHTGEKPYACEECGKAFSGSSDLIKHTRVHTGERPYECNECGRAFSWSSDLSKHRRLHTQEKHCGCPQCGKAFSNEAELTKHRRIHTEEKPYKCKECGKAFHHNCKCRAHERGHTGEKPHRCGDCGKTFQDQHCLTIHQRIHTGEKPYKCSECDRAFSGKSNLTNHQRIHTGEKPYRCEVCGKVFHQSSVLRQHKRIHTGEKPFTCHECGTSFRQSSALIGHKRVHTGEKPYVCEECGKAFRVSSNLTRHKKRKHRVWEIHKLGESGKSLSLVTGSQTFSFINILTTNT
- the ZNF311 gene encoding zinc finger protein 311 isoform X2, translating into MEHRVNQNYMNIVVSDESPGSPNQFGIPDTMFLQERALPFPQCPALARDESQGNLPGAKHTVMSQPQESVTFEDVAVNFSHEEWQCLTHAQRHLYKDVMLENYGNMVSLGFSFSKPPLISDLEQGTEPYVQDRQDWEFLSCSYPAAKTWPESEKARSEQEVFENGEVCWVKFRSLLKVVSQDPEVGEVCVQDVELENQWEMPVREKQREEKESCEKVTFRKGKNQKGLRKHFSPNSECILYGVLTEKKQHECTRCGKNFSWHSDLILHERIHSGEKPYVCNECGKAFKTKNQLSMHQIIHTGEKPFNCTQCGKAFGSRSALCRHKKTHSGEKPHHCGDCGKAFKTRYCLRMHQIIHTGEKPYECSDCGKAFQFKHSLIIHNRSHTGEKPYACEECGKAFSGSSDLIKHTRVHTGERPYECNECGRAFSWSSDLSKHRRLHTQEKHCGCPQCGKAFSNEAELTKHRRIHTEEKPYKCKECGKAFHHNCKCRAHERGHTGEKPHRCGDCGKTFQDQHCLTIHQRIHTGEKPYKCSECDRAFSGKSNLTNHQRIHTGEKPYRCEVCGKVFHQSSVLRQHKRIHTGEKPFTCHECGTSFRQSSALIGHKRVHTGEKPYVCEECGKAFRVSSNLTRHKKRKHRVWEIHKLGESGKSLSLVTGSQTFSFINILTTNT
- the ZNF311 gene encoding zinc finger protein 311 isoform X3; this encodes MFLQERALPFPQCPALARDESQGNLPGAKHTVMSQPQESVTFEDVAVNFSHEEWQCLTHAQRHLYKDVMLENYGNMVSLGFSFSKPPLISDLEQGTEPYVQDRQDWEFLSCSYPAAKTWPESEKARSEQEVFENGEVCWVKFRSLLKVVSQDPEVGEVCVQDVELENQWEMPVREKQREEKESCEKVTFRKGKNQKGLRKHFSPNSECILYGVLTEKKQHECTRCGKNFSWHSDLILHERIHSGEKPYVCNECGKAFKTKNQLSMHQIIHTGEKPFNCTQCGKAFGSRSALCRHKKTHSGEKPHHCGDCGKAFKTRYCLRMHQIIHTGEKPYECSDCGKAFQFKHSLIIHNRSHTGEKPYACEECGKAFSGSSDLIKHTRVHTGERPYECNECGRAFSWSSDLSKHRRLHTQEKHCGCPQCGKAFSNEAELTKHRRIHTEEKPYKCKECGKAFHHNCKCRAHERGHTGEKPHRCGDCGKTFQDQHCLTIHQRIHTGEKPYKCSECDRAFSGKSNLTNHQRIHTGEKPYRCEVCGKVFHQSSVLRQHKRIHTGEKPFTCHECGTSFRQSSALIGHKRVHTGEKPYVCEECGKAFRVSSNLTRHKKRKHRVWEIHKLGESGKSLSLVTGSQTFSFINILTTNT